From Pseudomonas sp. B21-028, one genomic window encodes:
- a CDS encoding fumarylacetoacetate hydrolase family protein — MKHARIRFEDQVHAVTVEAGNTVRLADGRLLAEDQVEWLPPATGSMFALGLNYADHAAELAFKPPTEPLAFIKSPGTYTGHNQQTWRPDNVAYMHYECELVAVIGKAARNVKREDALDYLAGYTVCNDYAIRDYLENYYRPNLRVKNRDATTPVGPWIVDVADVPDPANLKLRTWINGELRQEGSTKDMIFDVPYLIEYLSSFMTLQPGDMIATGTPEGLADVVPGDEVVVEVEGVGRLVNRIVSEAAFFASRKEA, encoded by the coding sequence ATGAAGCATGCGCGCATTCGTTTCGAAGACCAGGTCCACGCCGTCACCGTCGAGGCCGGCAACACCGTGCGCCTGGCCGATGGTCGCCTGCTGGCCGAGGACCAGGTCGAGTGGCTGCCACCGGCCACCGGCAGCATGTTCGCCCTGGGCCTGAACTACGCCGACCACGCCGCCGAGCTGGCCTTCAAGCCGCCCACCGAGCCCCTGGCGTTCATCAAGTCGCCCGGCACCTACACCGGCCACAACCAGCAGACCTGGCGCCCCGACAACGTCGCCTACATGCATTACGAGTGCGAGCTTGTCGCGGTCATCGGCAAAGCCGCCCGCAACGTCAAGCGCGAGGACGCCCTGGACTACCTGGCCGGCTACACGGTGTGCAACGACTATGCGATCCGCGATTACCTGGAAAACTACTACCGCCCCAACCTGCGGGTGAAGAACCGCGATGCCACGACTCCTGTCGGCCCGTGGATCGTCGACGTCGCCGATGTGCCGGACCCGGCCAACCTGAAGCTGCGCACCTGGATCAACGGTGAACTGCGCCAGGAAGGCAGCACGAAGGACATGATTTTCGACGTCCCCTACCTGATCGAATACCTGTCCAGCTTCATGACCCTGCAACCCGGCGACATGATCGCCACCGGCACGCCGGAAGGCCTGGCGGACGTGGTGCCCGGTGATGAAGTGGTGGTGGAAGTGGAAGGCGTCGGCCGCCTGGTCAATCGAATTGTCAGCGAAGCCGCGTTCTTCGCATCCCGTAAAGAGGCTTGA
- the hpaE gene encoding 5-carboxymethyl-2-hydroxymuconate semialdehyde dehydrogenase: MIKHWINGREVESKDVFVNYNPATGEAIGEVASGGAEEVAQAVAAAKEAFPKWANTPAKERARLMRKLGELIDRDVPKLAELETLDTGLPIHQTRNVLIPRASHNFDFFAEVCTRMDGHTYPVDDQMLNYTLYQPVGVCGLVSPWNVPFMTATWKTAPCLALGNTAVLKMSELSPLTANELGRLAVEAGIPNGVLNVIQGYGATAGDALVRHPDVRAISFTGGTATGKKIMQTAGLKKYSMELGGKSPVLIFEDADLERALDAALFTIFSLNGERCTAGSRIFIQESVYPQFVAEFAARAKRLIVGDPQDPKTQVGSMITQAHYDKVTGYIRIGLEEGATLLAGGLERPANLPAHLSRGQFIQPTVFADVNNKMRIAQEEIFGPVVCLIPFKDEAEALQLANDTEYGLASYIWTQDIGKAHRLAHGIEAGMVFINSQNVRDLRQPFGGVKGSGTGREGGQYSFEVFAEIKNVCISMGGHHIPRWGI, from the coding sequence ATGATCAAACACTGGATCAACGGCCGTGAGGTCGAAAGCAAAGACGTCTTCGTCAACTACAACCCGGCCACCGGTGAAGCCATTGGCGAAGTCGCCAGCGGCGGCGCCGAGGAAGTCGCACAGGCCGTGGCCGCGGCCAAGGAGGCCTTTCCGAAGTGGGCCAACACCCCCGCCAAGGAACGCGCCCGGCTGATGCGCAAGCTGGGTGAGCTGATCGACCGGGACGTGCCGAAACTGGCCGAGCTGGAAACCCTCGACACCGGGTTGCCGATCCACCAGACCCGGAATGTGCTGATCCCCCGGGCCTCCCACAACTTCGATTTCTTTGCCGAAGTCTGCACCCGCATGGACGGCCACACCTACCCGGTCGACGACCAGATGCTCAATTACACCCTGTACCAGCCGGTGGGTGTCTGCGGCCTGGTGTCGCCATGGAACGTGCCGTTCATGACCGCGACCTGGAAGACCGCGCCGTGCCTGGCTCTGGGCAACACCGCCGTGTTGAAGATGTCGGAGCTGTCGCCCCTCACGGCTAACGAACTGGGGCGCCTGGCCGTGGAAGCGGGAATTCCCAACGGCGTGTTGAACGTAATCCAGGGCTACGGCGCCACGGCGGGCGATGCGTTGGTGCGGCACCCGGACGTGCGGGCGATCTCCTTTACTGGCGGCACCGCCACCGGCAAGAAAATCATGCAGACCGCCGGGTTGAAAAAGTACTCCATGGAGCTCGGCGGCAAGTCGCCGGTGCTGATTTTCGAAGACGCAGACCTGGAACGGGCCCTCGACGCGGCGCTGTTCACGATCTTCTCGCTGAACGGCGAACGTTGCACCGCCGGCAGCCGGATCTTCATCCAGGAAAGCGTCTACCCGCAGTTCGTCGCCGAATTCGCCGCCCGCGCCAAACGCCTGATCGTCGGTGATCCACAGGATCCGAAGACCCAGGTCGGCTCGATGATCACCCAGGCCCACTATGACAAAGTCACCGGCTACATCAGGATCGGCCTCGAAGAAGGCGCCACCCTGCTGGCCGGCGGCCTGGAACGCCCGGCCAACTTGCCTGCACACTTGAGTCGCGGCCAGTTCATCCAGCCGACGGTGTTCGCCGACGTGAACAACAAGATGCGCATCGCCCAGGAGGAAATCTTCGGCCCGGTGGTCTGCCTGATCCCGTTCAAGGATGAAGCCGAAGCCCTGCAACTGGCCAACGACACCGAATATGGCCTGGCGTCGTACATCTGGACCCAGGACATCGGCAAGGCCCATCGCCTGGCCCACGGCATCGAGGCCGGCATGGTGTTCATCAACAGCCAGAACGTCCGCGACCTGCGCCAGCCTTTCGGCGGCGTAAAGGGTTCCGGAACCGGGCGCGAAGGTGGACAGTACAGCTTCGAGGTGTTTGCCGAGATCAAGAACGTTTGCATTTCCATGGGCGGCCATCACATTCCAAGGTGGGGCATCTAA
- a CDS encoding 5-carboxymethyl-2-hydroxymuconate Delta-isomerase has translation MPHFIAEYTDNIEQQADLPGLFEKVHALLGDSGVFPLGGIRSRGVRLDTWRMADGKHDYAFVHMTLKVGHGRDLATRQKVAEELFEVITAHFAELQAQRLLALSFEMIELHEQLNFKANNVHAFLKAQTS, from the coding sequence ATGCCGCACTTCATCGCTGAGTACACCGACAACATCGAACAACAGGCCGACTTGCCCGGCCTGTTTGAAAAAGTCCATGCCTTGCTGGGCGACAGCGGCGTGTTTCCCCTCGGCGGCATCCGCAGCCGTGGGGTGCGCCTGGACACCTGGCGCATGGCCGACGGCAAGCACGACTATGCCTTCGTGCACATGACGCTGAAAGTCGGCCACGGCCGCGACCTCGCCACCCGCCAGAAAGTCGCGGAGGAACTCTTCGAAGTGATCACCGCGCACTTCGCCGAACTCCAGGCCCAGCGTCTGCTGGCCCTGTCGTTCGAGATGATCGAACTGCACGAGCAACTCAACTTCAAGGCCAACAACGTCCACGCCTTCCTCAAGGCCCAGACGAGCTAA
- the hpaI gene encoding 4-hydroxy-2-oxoheptanedioate aldolase: MDMPINTFKQHLKSGEAQIGLWLGLADTYCAELAANAGFDWLLIDGEHAPNDVRTLLGQLQAVAPYPGQPVIRPVTGDTALIKQVLDLGVQTLLVPMVESAGQARELVRAMHYPPSGIRGVGSALARASRWNSIPGYLDKADEQMCLLVQIESREGLANLDAIAAVEGVDGVFIGPADLSASMGFRGNPGHPDVQAAIEDAIARIRQAGKAAGILSADEKLARRYIELGAAFVAVGVDTTVLMRGLQSLAATFKDAPKPAMGGVY, translated from the coding sequence ATGGACATGCCGATCAACACCTTCAAACAACACCTGAAAAGTGGCGAGGCGCAGATTGGCCTGTGGCTCGGACTGGCCGACACTTACTGCGCCGAACTGGCAGCCAATGCCGGCTTCGACTGGCTGCTGATCGACGGTGAGCACGCCCCCAACGACGTGCGCACCCTGCTCGGTCAGCTCCAGGCCGTGGCGCCCTACCCCGGTCAGCCGGTGATCCGCCCGGTGACCGGCGACACCGCGCTGATCAAGCAAGTACTCGACCTCGGCGTGCAGACGCTCCTGGTGCCTATGGTGGAAAGCGCCGGGCAGGCTCGCGAACTGGTGCGCGCCATGCACTATCCGCCCAGCGGCATCCGTGGCGTCGGCAGCGCGCTGGCCCGGGCGTCGCGCTGGAACAGCATTCCCGGTTACCTCGACAAAGCCGATGAACAGATGTGCCTGCTGGTGCAGATCGAAAGCCGCGAGGGCCTGGCCAACCTCGACGCCATCGCCGCCGTGGAGGGCGTCGACGGTGTGTTCATCGGGCCGGCGGACCTGAGCGCGTCGATGGGTTTTCGTGGCAATCCCGGCCATCCGGACGTACAAGCGGCCATCGAGGACGCCATCGCCCGCATTCGCCAGGCCGGCAAGGCCGCCGGGATCCTCAGCGCCGATGAGAAACTGGCCCGGCGCTACATCGAGCTGGGCGCGGCGTTCGTGGCGGTGGGGGTGGACACGACCGTGCTGATGCGCGGCCTTCAAAGCCTGGCGGCGACGTTCAAGGATGCGCCGAAGCCAGCGATGGGCGGGGTTTACTGA
- a CDS encoding p-hydroxyphenylacetate 3-hydroxylase reductase component — translation MSSISDSAFDTRAFRRALGNFATGVTVVTAAAEDGRKVGVTANSFNSVSLDPPLILWSIDKRSSSHGVFEAASHFAVNVLAADQIDLSNNFARPKEDRFADIEFDSGVGGAPVFADCAARFHCEKFQQVDGGDHWIMIGKVVAFDDFGRSPLLYHQGAYSMVLPHTRMTRREEGQPPSSHFQGRLSHNLYYLMTQALRAYQASYQPRQLSTGLRTSEARMLMVLENDAGLNLTDLQREVAMPVREIEEAVANLKRKGLVSDDGDRVRLTVKGIDETEGLWAIAREQQDKVFGQFGEAQVEHFKTVLKGVIKGA, via the coding sequence ATGTCCAGTATTTCCGATAGCGCTTTCGATACCCGCGCATTCCGCCGGGCCCTGGGTAACTTTGCCACCGGTGTGACCGTGGTCACCGCCGCGGCTGAGGATGGCCGCAAGGTCGGCGTGACGGCCAACAGTTTCAACTCGGTGTCCCTGGACCCGCCGCTGATTCTCTGGAGCATCGACAAGCGCTCCAGCAGCCACGGCGTGTTCGAAGCCGCCAGTCACTTTGCCGTGAACGTATTGGCTGCCGACCAGATCGACCTGTCGAACAACTTCGCCCGGCCCAAGGAAGATCGCTTCGCTGATATCGAATTCGACAGCGGCGTCGGTGGGGCTCCGGTGTTCGCCGATTGCGCCGCGCGTTTTCACTGTGAAAAATTCCAACAGGTTGATGGCGGTGATCACTGGATCATGATCGGCAAGGTCGTGGCCTTCGACGACTTCGGACGCTCGCCGTTGCTCTATCACCAGGGCGCCTATTCGATGGTCCTGCCCCACACGCGCATGACCCGGCGCGAAGAAGGGCAGCCACCCAGCAGTCACTTCCAGGGGCGTTTGAGCCACAACCTCTACTATCTGATGACCCAGGCATTGCGGGCGTACCAGGCCAGCTACCAGCCACGGCAACTGTCCACCGGATTGCGCACCAGCGAAGCGCGGATGCTGATGGTGCTGGAGAACGACGCCGGGCTGAACCTGACTGACCTGCAGCGGGAAGTGGCGATGCCGGTGCGCGAGATCGAAGAGGCCGTGGCCAACCTCAAGCGCAAGGGCCTGGTGAGCGATGACGGTGACCGGGTGCGCCTGACCGTCAAGGGCATCGACGAAACCGAAGGGCTCTGGGCCATTGCCAGGGAGCAGCAGGACAAGGTGTTCGGCCAGTTTGGCGAGGCTCAGGTGGAGCATTTCAAGACGGTGCTCAAAGGGGTGATCAAGGGCGCATAG
- the hpaA gene encoding 4-hydroxyphenylacetate catabolism regulatory protein HpaA: MTDRQPIPNINIGQVYDQRYSDAEVHYDRLANLAGFFGRNMPVHRHDRFFQVHYVKSGTVRVYLDDQQYVESGPMFFLTPPTIPHSFVTEADSDGHVLTVRQQLVWQLIDADPGLAPAGVQLPAACVALTQLGPEQAGEVRRLEYLFEELSAEVAAARPGRSVALDGLTRLIMISLLRLCSNSLEARPARHEDLKIFHRFNELIEAHYLQHWPLSRYAEGIGVTEARLNDVCRRIADLPSKRLIMERLMQEAKRLLLFTGSSANEICYQLGFKDPAYFSRFFQRYAQLTPGEYRQRQSGLR, translated from the coding sequence ATGACCGATCGTCAGCCGATCCCGAACATCAACATTGGCCAGGTCTACGACCAGCGCTACAGCGATGCCGAAGTGCATTACGATCGGCTCGCCAACCTGGCGGGCTTTTTCGGCCGGAACATGCCGGTGCATCGCCACGACCGGTTCTTTCAGGTGCACTACGTCAAGAGCGGCACCGTGCGGGTGTATCTGGACGACCAGCAGTACGTCGAGTCCGGGCCGATGTTCTTTCTCACGCCGCCGACCATTCCCCATTCCTTCGTGACCGAGGCCGACAGTGACGGGCACGTGCTGACGGTGCGCCAGCAGTTGGTCTGGCAATTGATCGACGCCGACCCCGGACTCGCCCCGGCCGGTGTGCAGCTACCGGCGGCCTGTGTGGCGCTGACGCAATTGGGCCCGGAACAGGCCGGGGAAGTACGGCGGCTGGAATATTTGTTCGAGGAACTGAGCGCGGAGGTGGCGGCCGCTCGGCCGGGGCGCAGCGTGGCGCTGGACGGTTTGACCCGGTTGATCATGATCAGCCTGCTGCGGCTGTGTTCCAACTCCCTGGAAGCGCGACCGGCGCGGCATGAGGACCTGAAGATCTTCCACCGTTTCAACGAGCTGATCGAAGCGCACTACCTGCAACATTGGCCGCTGTCGCGCTATGCCGAGGGCATCGGGGTGACCGAGGCGCGCCTCAACGACGTGTGTCGACGCATTGCCGACCTGCCTTCCAAGCGACTGATCATGGAGCGGTTGATGCAAGAGGCCAAACGCCTGCTGCTGTTCACCGGCAGCTCGGCCAACGAAATCTGCTACCAGCTCGGGTTCAAGGACCCGGCCTATTTCAGCCGGTTTTTCCAGCGCTATGCCCAGCTCACTCCGGGGGAGTATCGCCAGCGGCAGTCGGGGTTGCGCTGA
- a CDS encoding p-hydroxyphenylacetate 3-hydroxylase oxygenase component, with translation MKKPNPLLEDLKPILPAIAANAFQAEQDRSVPAENIALLKGIGMHRAFLPKKYGGMEISLPQFADCIALLAGACASTAWAMSLLCTHSHQLAMFPAKTQEEVWGDDPDATASSSIAPFGRTEEVEGGVMFSGEMGWSSGCDHAEWAIVGFRRKNAEGTQDYCFAVLPRSDYAIRDDWFAVGMRGSGSKTLIIDNAFVPEHRIQKAKDMMEGKSGGFGLYPDSKIFYSPYRPYFASGFSTVSLGVAERMLEVFREKTRNRVRAYTGAAVGAATPALMRLAESTHQVAAARAFLEKTWQEHAEHSERHEYPSRETLAFWRTNQGYATKMCIQAVDRLMEAAGGGAWFETNELQRLFRDAHLTGAHAYTDYDVCAQILGRELMGLEPDPTMV, from the coding sequence ATGAAAAAGCCAAATCCGCTTCTCGAAGACCTCAAGCCCATCCTGCCGGCCATTGCCGCCAATGCCTTCCAGGCGGAACAGGACCGTAGCGTTCCGGCCGAGAATATCGCCTTGCTCAAGGGCATCGGCATGCACCGGGCGTTCCTGCCGAAGAAATACGGCGGCATGGAGATTTCCCTGCCGCAGTTTGCCGATTGCATCGCTCTGCTGGCCGGCGCCTGTGCCAGCACGGCCTGGGCCATGAGCCTGCTGTGCACCCACAGCCATCAGTTGGCGATGTTCCCGGCCAAGACCCAGGAAGAAGTCTGGGGCGATGATCCCGATGCCACCGCCAGCAGCAGCATCGCACCGTTCGGTCGCACCGAGGAGGTCGAAGGCGGTGTGATGTTCAGCGGTGAAATGGGCTGGAGTAGCGGTTGCGACCACGCCGAGTGGGCGATTGTCGGGTTTCGGCGCAAGAACGCCGAAGGCACCCAGGACTATTGCTTCGCGGTACTGCCTCGAAGCGATTACGCCATTCGCGATGACTGGTTCGCGGTGGGCATGCGCGGCAGCGGCAGCAAGACGTTGATCATCGACAACGCGTTCGTGCCGGAACACCGGATCCAGAAAGCCAAGGACATGATGGAAGGCAAGTCCGGCGGCTTCGGCTTGTACCCCGACAGCAAGATTTTCTACTCGCCGTATCGGCCGTACTTCGCCAGTGGCTTTTCCACCGTCAGCCTGGGCGTGGCCGAACGCATGCTCGAAGTATTCCGTGAGAAAACCCGCAACCGCGTGCGCGCCTACACCGGTGCGGCAGTGGGGGCGGCCACCCCGGCGCTGATGCGCCTGGCCGAGTCCACCCACCAGGTGGCGGCGGCCCGGGCCTTCCTCGAAAAAACCTGGCAGGAGCACGCCGAGCACAGCGAACGCCATGAATACCCGAGCCGGGAAACCCTGGCGTTCTGGCGGACCAACCAGGGCTACGCCACCAAGATGTGCATCCAGGCGGTGGACCGGCTGATGGAGGCAGCCGGTGGTGGTGCCTGGTTCGAGACCAACGAACTGCAACGGCTGTTCCGCGATGCACACCTCACGGGCGCCCATGCCTACACCGACTACGACGTTTGCGCGCAGATCCTCGGACGCGAACTGATGGGCCTGGAGCCCGACCCCACCATGGTGTGA
- the hpaD gene encoding 3,4-dihydroxyphenylacetate 2,3-dioxygenase yields the protein MGEVVLAAKICHVPSMYLSELPGKHHGCRAAAIAGHKEIGRRARELGADTAVVFDVHWLVNSAYHINSGEHFKGIYTSNELPHFIKNMEYEYSGAPELGELIAAEANAADVRTLAHNIPSLELEYGTLVPMRYMHMDVPPEQKLNVVSIAAWCAWHRLQDSFTFGAAVRRAIEKSDRKVLVLASGSLSHRFSDDRNAEANIHNWTREFDKQVDLHVVQMWREGRWKEFCAMLPDYAEHCFGEGKMHDTAMLLGLLGGPDYDKPAEIITEPFGSSGTGQINAIFPV from the coding sequence ATGGGCGAAGTCGTCCTGGCTGCGAAAATCTGCCACGTTCCCTCGATGTACCTGTCGGAGCTGCCCGGCAAGCACCATGGCTGTCGCGCGGCGGCGATTGCCGGGCACAAGGAAATCGGCCGCCGCGCCCGTGAGCTGGGTGCCGACACCGCCGTGGTGTTCGATGTGCACTGGCTGGTCAACAGCGCCTATCACATCAACAGTGGCGAGCATTTCAAGGGCATCTACACCAGCAACGAGCTGCCGCACTTCATCAAGAACATGGAGTACGAGTACTCGGGCGCCCCGGAACTGGGCGAGCTGATTGCCGCTGAGGCCAACGCCGCCGATGTCCGCACCCTGGCCCACAACATCCCCAGCCTGGAACTGGAATACGGCACGCTGGTGCCCATGCGCTACATGCACATGGATGTCCCGCCGGAACAGAAGCTCAACGTCGTCTCGATAGCCGCCTGGTGTGCCTGGCATCGCCTGCAAGACAGCTTCACCTTCGGCGCCGCCGTGCGCCGGGCCATCGAAAAAAGCGACCGCAAGGTGCTGGTGCTGGCGTCCGGCTCGCTGTCCCACCGGTTCTCCGATGACCGCAATGCCGAAGCCAACATCCATAACTGGACGCGGGAATTCGACAAGCAGGTCGACCTGCACGTCGTCCAGATGTGGCGCGAGGGTCGCTGGAAGGAATTCTGCGCCATGCTCCCGGACTACGCCGAACACTGCTTCGGCGAAGGCAAGATGCACGACACCGCCATGCTCCTGGGGCTGCTGGGTGGGCCGGATTACGACAAGCCGGCGGAAATCATCACCGAGCCGTTCGGCAGTTCCGGCACCGGCCAGATCAACGCCATTTTTCCGGTTTGA
- the hpaH gene encoding 2-oxo-hept-4-ene-1,7-dioate hydratase: protein MLDQSLIQQAAARLDHAERSREQVRQFSLDHPQITLDDAYAIQRAWVAQKIKDGRKLVGHKIGLTSRAMQVSSNITEPDYGALLDDMFFDEGTDIPFERFIVPRVEVELAFILGKPLKGPNVTVFDVLDATEWVIPALEIIDARIQQVDPQTKATRKVFDTISDNAANAGVVMGGRAVRPTEIDLRKVPAVLYRNGVIEESGVSAAVLNHPAKGVAWLANKLAAYDVTLQPGQVILGGSFTRPVAANPGDTFHVDYDMLGSIACRFV, encoded by the coding sequence ATGCTCGATCAAAGCCTCATCCAACAAGCCGCCGCCCGCCTCGACCATGCCGAGCGTTCACGGGAACAGGTGCGACAGTTTTCCCTTGATCACCCGCAGATCACCCTCGATGACGCCTATGCCATCCAGCGCGCCTGGGTGGCGCAAAAGATCAAGGACGGCCGCAAACTGGTCGGCCACAAGATCGGCCTGACCTCCCGGGCCATGCAAGTCTCTTCGAACATCACCGAGCCGGACTACGGCGCGCTGCTGGACGACATGTTCTTCGACGAAGGCACCGACATTCCCTTCGAGCGCTTCATCGTCCCGCGGGTAGAAGTGGAACTGGCGTTCATTCTCGGCAAACCGTTGAAAGGCCCGAACGTGACGGTGTTCGACGTACTGGACGCGACCGAATGGGTGATTCCGGCGCTGGAAATCATCGATGCACGGATCCAGCAGGTCGACCCGCAGACCAAGGCCACCCGCAAAGTCTTCGACACCATCTCGGACAACGCGGCCAATGCCGGTGTGGTCATGGGCGGTCGTGCGGTGCGCCCCACCGAGATCGACCTGCGCAAAGTGCCGGCGGTGCTCTACCGCAACGGCGTGATCGAAGAGTCCGGCGTTTCGGCGGCGGTGCTCAATCACCCGGCCAAAGGCGTGGCCTGGCTGGCGAACAAGCTGGCGGCCTATGACGTCACCCTGCAACCGGGGCAGGTCATCCTCGGCGGCTCCTTCACCCGCCCGGTGGCGGCCAACCCGGGCGATACCTTCCATGTCGACTACGACATGCTCGGTTCCATCGCCTGCCGTTTCGTCTGA
- a CDS encoding fumarylacetoacetate hydrolase family protein: protein MSRALHDVATGTLFGVALNYQGLLKQRLAEFEQPPYQKPPVKPVLFIKTPNTRNRHDADVVHPGHGERLQPGPALGVVMGRSASRVSAAEALDYVAGYTVVNEFSLPEDSYYRPAVKAKCRDGFCAIGPELVPSANVADPHSLAITLYVNGEVRQQNSTANFVRNIPQLIAEISEFMTLHAGDVLITGTPEGRVDVVPGDRVEVDIGGLGRLINTVVAEQPGVRS from the coding sequence ATGAGCCGTGCCCTGCATGACGTCGCAACCGGCACCCTGTTCGGGGTCGCGCTGAACTATCAGGGGCTGCTGAAGCAGCGCCTCGCCGAGTTCGAGCAACCGCCTTACCAGAAGCCGCCGGTCAAGCCGGTGCTGTTCATCAAGACCCCCAACACCCGCAACCGGCACGACGCCGACGTGGTTCATCCCGGCCACGGCGAACGACTGCAACCGGGCCCGGCCCTGGGTGTGGTGATGGGCAGGTCGGCCAGCCGCGTCAGCGCCGCCGAGGCCCTGGACTATGTGGCTGGTTACACCGTCGTCAATGAATTCAGCCTGCCGGAAGACAGCTACTACCGCCCCGCCGTCAAGGCCAAGTGCCGGGACGGCTTCTGCGCCATCGGGCCGGAACTGGTGCCGAGCGCCAACGTGGCCGATCCCCACAGCCTGGCGATCACGCTGTACGTCAACGGCGAAGTACGGCAGCAGAACAGCACGGCCAATTTCGTTCGCAACATCCCCCAACTGATCGCCGAGATCAGCGAGTTCATGACCCTGCACGCCGGCGACGTGCTGATCACCGGCACGCCTGAGGGCCGGGTCGACGTGGTACCCGGTGATCGCGTCGAAGTGGACATCGGCGGCCTGGGTCGTCTCATCAACACCGTTGTGGCCGAGCAACCAGGAGTACGTTCATGA
- a CDS encoding MFS transporter has product MSTANPAGTAGAIAHDRTHATITWRLMPLLLVCYLFAHLDRINIGFAKMQMSADLQFSDTVYGFGAGLFFIAYALFGVPSNMALDRVGPRRWIATLMVVWGALSTSMFLIESASGFYVLRFLLGVAEAGFFPGILVFLNRWYPARRRAQVTALFAIAVPMAGVIGGPLSGGILEYFHDVGGLRGWQWMFVLEGLPVILLGLVVLKCLPDSFETVDWLTPDAKQQLREQLSVEEQRKSITSFSAILNNPQVWLLVAVYFAVMLAVNTLAFWMPTLIHGAGIGSDGKVGLLSAVPYLAGCFFMIGCGRSSDRNRERRWHLCVPLLMSAAGIAIAGLSPGNPTLVLGGLIVAGMGASAALPMFWQLPPAFLSNNTQAAGIALISSFGSIASFFAPYLIGWMRDTTQSASLALYVLALFITLGGLLVLRTRAAVVNPQ; this is encoded by the coding sequence ATGAGCACAGCCAATCCCGCTGGCACTGCCGGCGCCATCGCGCACGACCGCACCCACGCCACGATCACCTGGCGGCTGATGCCGTTGCTGCTGGTCTGCTACCTGTTTGCCCATCTGGACCGCATCAACATCGGCTTCGCCAAGATGCAGATGAGCGCCGACCTGCAGTTCAGCGACACGGTCTACGGCTTCGGTGCCGGCCTGTTCTTCATCGCCTATGCGCTGTTTGGCGTACCCAGCAACATGGCCCTGGACCGGGTCGGGCCACGCCGCTGGATCGCCACGCTGATGGTGGTCTGGGGGGCCTTGTCCACCAGCATGTTCCTGATTGAAAGCGCCAGCGGTTTTTATGTGTTGCGCTTTCTGCTGGGGGTAGCCGAAGCCGGTTTCTTCCCGGGCATCCTGGTCTTTCTCAACCGCTGGTACCCGGCGCGACGCCGGGCCCAGGTGACCGCGCTGTTCGCCATCGCCGTGCCGATGGCGGGAGTGATCGGCGGGCCGTTGTCCGGAGGGATTCTCGAATACTTCCACGACGTGGGCGGCTTGCGCGGCTGGCAGTGGATGTTCGTCCTCGAGGGGCTGCCGGTGATCCTGCTGGGCCTGGTGGTGCTCAAATGCCTGCCGGACAGTTTCGAGACGGTCGACTGGCTCACGCCCGACGCCAAACAGCAACTGCGCGAACAACTGAGTGTCGAGGAGCAGCGAAAATCCATCACCTCGTTCTCGGCGATCCTCAATAACCCGCAGGTCTGGTTGCTGGTGGCGGTGTACTTCGCCGTGATGCTGGCGGTGAATACCCTGGCCTTCTGGATGCCCACCCTGATCCACGGCGCCGGCATCGGCAGCGATGGCAAGGTCGGCTTGCTCAGCGCGGTGCCGTACCTGGCGGGCTGCTTTTTCATGATCGGCTGTGGCCGGTCTTCCGACCGCAACCGCGAACGCCGCTGGCACCTTTGCGTGCCGCTGCTGATGTCGGCAGCCGGCATTGCCATCGCCGGGCTCTCTCCCGGCAACCCGACGCTGGTGCTCGGTGGCCTGATTGTCGCCGGCATGGGTGCCAGCGCAGCGTTGCCGATGTTCTGGCAATTGCCACCCGCCTTTCTTTCCAACAACACCCAGGCCGCCGGAATTGCCCTGATCAGTTCCTTCGGCAGCATCGCCTCATTCTTCGCGCCCTACCTCATCGGCTGGATGCGGGACACCACCCAGAGCGCCAGCCTGGCCCTTTACGTCCTGGCGCTGTTTATCACCCTGGGCGGCCTGCTGGTGCTGCGCACCCGGGCTGCCGTCGTCAATCCTCAATAG
- the hpaR gene encoding homoprotocatechuate degradation operon regulator HpaR, whose product MPKPRQSLTLTLLQAREAAMGFFRPSLNQHGLTEQQWRVIRILSQHDELEINRLAELACILKPSMTGVLVRMEAAGMVVRRKAEQDQRRVLVRLAPQGQACFDSMSQSMEANYQRLQEKLGEEKLQTLLGLLNELKAVRR is encoded by the coding sequence ATGCCCAAACCGCGTCAATCCCTGACCCTGACCCTGCTACAGGCCCGTGAAGCGGCCATGGGGTTTTTCCGTCCTTCCCTCAATCAACATGGCCTGACCGAGCAGCAATGGCGGGTCATCCGTATCCTCAGCCAGCACGACGAACTGGAGATCAATCGTCTGGCCGAACTGGCCTGCATCCTCAAGCCCAGCATGACCGGCGTGCTGGTGCGCATGGAGGCAGCGGGCATGGTGGTGCGGCGCAAGGCCGAGCAGGACCAGCGACGGGTACTGGTGCGCCTGGCGCCCCAGGGGCAGGCGTGCTTCGACTCGATGAGCCAGAGCATGGAAGCCAATTACCAGCGATTGCAGGAAAAGTTGGGGGAGGAGAAGCTGCAGACGTTGTTGGGGTTGCTGAATGAGTTGAAGGCGGTCAGACGCTGA